tttatcttagtggcaaagcccccagtcagctgcttgtgTAGGCTTAACTTCTACGTTtcattttccgcactttgatattaatgttaaagacaatggttatgtattagaccctgtggatgtctcggacatcttatcgtaataaagtacctttccgctatttactttgagcattatgtgatgatgtccaattatataatcgctgtgtacgtgagtttctgatcctggcacgtacatggttcgcattcggtttaccttccaaaaccgggtgtgacatatcgTCACTATCACTCGAATCGGAATCATCGTCCCTATGGAAAGGATACATAGCGAACAATGGCTAACTAGCTGGAGTTATGTGGGATGTGTGCAGAATTGGGAGGAGCACGTATGCATATATATAGGTGAGATGAATGTGGCTTGTGTGGGAAGCTCGTGTCTTCCACTGCAAGCTAACCGTGGCTTGCTGCGTACGACTGTTCGCTGTGTGCATCCAACAGAAGCTTGGTTCAATATTCACGTCTCAATGTTTAAGAAAAATCTGGACGAGGCACAATAATAAGGTTTGTTATGGAATTCCAAAATTAAATTTAACTTAAATTATGTCTGTATGTTCTGCATAATTTATAAACCATAAATATTTTTTACTTAACAAAAAATAAATTCCAACATGGCAACATGACAGACGTgtcgaaaaggaaaaagaaaattgaaaaaataagttggttatgtTAGTTAGGTGGAAATATATATTTAATATGTAGAGGGATATATAGGAAAATTTATAGGAGAACGGTTGTGGGAAGAGTGAATATAGGGGAGAGAATCTTGCTGACGTTGCTGCATAGTAATATTTAGAGGGAAAAATTTAGGAAGCATCGTTGCTTACagcctaagagcaactccaaaaggatGTTAAAAATTTTACCCCAAAAATTGATTATTAAGAGCAGGCTAAAAATTTTTAAGAGTGAATTATGATGGGTACTCCGACAGTTCCTttaaggtgctgtttggttcgtTGATTTAGTGCCATAATCAGTTAACAGGGTAATCTATTACGATTGCTTTATTTTTAAGAGTGAATTATGATGGGTACTCCGACAGTTCCTttaaggtgctgtttggttcgtTGATTTAGTGCCATAATCAGTTAACAGGGTAATCTATTACGATTGCTTTATGTTTGGTTAGACTATACCGTAAACGATTGCAGTGGATGCAATACCAGCCGATACAAAATCATTGCCGCTGTTTTTTGACTGTTAGCCAACTCCGATACGTCTTTTTGGATCCCACGTTGCAACCAAACATAGACTGGTAACCGTTCACAGTAAAGGATAGCGGGTGCAATAAGTTCCATTCTCATTACCACTACCTGCTGCCAAACCAAACAACACGTAAATGTGACATGTGGCGCAATCTGTACAATCGTCGTGATGTTGTGAATGATCTGATACGTTGAGGAATGAATTGGAGAGGGATAGAACACACCAAAATATGAGAGAGAAGAGGTTGTAGATGCGGGACGCTAATTTTTTAAGAAAAAATGATGAAGTTGTTGGAATAAGAAAAATCACTATTTTAACTAATATATGTTACATGTTCTTTTGTAGTGCTCTAAGACTATCCGCAACCGTTCCCCCTATATTTTCCCCCTAAATCTTACTATGCAGCCACGTCAGCAAGATTCCCTCCCCTAAATTTACTCGTCCCGCAACCGTTCCCCCTAAATATTCCCCTACATATCCCTCTACTCATTAAATATACATTTCCCTACAACTAACATAACCAActagtttttttatttttattgttTTTTTCAACACGTTTTGATTACTAGATGAAACTAGGTTAACAAATTTTTTTTAATTATTCCTCTTAATTAAGACATACTATGTACAAAATCAAATATTACAATATTTAATTGTAATCCTTCTTACAAAATTTCATTTACAATTAATGAACCTTAGCGGTCTTCGGAATTGTTCCATTCATATGTGCACGAACTTCTCTGAAGCACACTTACTTTGGAAGACAAACCTTTCAGTCGTACGGTGCAAGCCACGACTATCTTACGATGCAAGACACCGTTGCCTTTCATACGAAGCCACGGATGGCTTTCAATGGAAGCCATCTTCCCCCCCACCTTTGCTCTCCCCTATATATATTCAATGAACCTCTACCATATTCTTCACCCATAGTACTCAGTGAATCAAGTTATCCATAGTTCGTTATGTCTCCGAGCCATACGGAAGATGAGTTTGCTTCGAGTGATTCGAGTGATAGTGAGGATGAAACTCTTTTGCTTGTCAACCTACTAACCCTAAACATTGCGGCTCAACACCTTCACCGCCGACGGTCCGGTCTACCCCGCCGTGTCATTCACAGAGATCATTTCGCTGGAGAAAACCTCATCCAACATCACTACTTCGCCGCTAACCCAGTGTATCCACCGCATGTGTTTCGTAGAAGGTGCGCACTTCATACATTTGTCTTATGTTATCATTTGTTCAAGTTTTGACAATTATGCAATACCATTTATATAGGTTCCGCATGAGTAGGCCTTTGTTTCTCCGCATTCTGCATGGTCTTCAACAACACGATATTTACTTTACACAAAGAGTTGACGCAACTGGTATGCCCGGACTAGGACCATTACAAAAAGTTTGTGCGGCCATGCGGATACTTGCTTATGGCTTACCTTCAGATGCGGTAGACGAGTATATTCAAATTGGGGAATCAACGGCTAGGGAATGCCTTCATCATTTTTGTCGCGCAATCATTGATTGTTTTAGTGCCTGGTATTTACGCACTCCAACTCAAGATGACATTACTCGCATCATGCATAATAGTGAGTCGCGGGGTTTTCCTGGCATGTTGGGATCCATCGATTGCATGCACTGGGAGTGGAGGAACTGTCCAACGGCATGGCGAGGTCAATTTTGTGGTCGAAATGGTAGGGCATCGATGATACTTGAAGCAGTTGCAACGTATGATCTATGGATTTGGCATGCATTTTTTGGCATGCCTGGGACAAACAATGACGTTAACGTGCTCCAC
This portion of the Zea mays cultivar B73 chromosome 2, Zm-B73-REFERENCE-NAM-5.0, whole genome shotgun sequence genome encodes:
- the LOC103649441 gene encoding uncharacterized protein, translated to MSPSHTEDEFASSDSSDSEDETLLLVNLLTLNIAAQHLHRRRSGLPRRVIHRDHFAGENLIQHHYFAANPVYPPHVFRRRFRMSRPLFLRILHGLQQHDIYFTQRVDATGMPGLGPLQKVCAAMRILAYGLPSDAVDEYIQIGESTARECLHHFCRAIIDCFSAWYLRTPTQDDITRIMHNSESRGFPGMLGSIDCMHWEWRNCPTAWRGQFCGRNGRASMILEAVATYDLWIWHAFFGMPGTNNDVNVLHRSPVFDPITTGRMPPVNYTVNGNAYNFGYYLADGIYPNWPTFVKAIRHPYEEKKVYFTQMQESCRKDIERAFGVLDSEDWEAGIMVDWELPVGHKGGGGGNCWAFEGFDIACDDVALLAGSMLGYVEMAHI